A stretch of Crossiella cryophila DNA encodes these proteins:
- a CDS encoding MgtC/SapB family protein has translation MTLLWWEVGARLGSALVLGSMIGLERQWRARMAGLRTNALVATGAALFVLLSVLTPGEGSPTRIAAQVVSGIGFLGAGVIIRDGVSLRGINTAATIWGAAGVGCLSGAGLYPIAAAGAVAIVLANVVLRSLARKVDRTQSETDRRYLYDFKAVCRDAEEAHIRALVVQSVTSAGFVLQGLESEDLGASGKVEVTARLSGKGKQGTELESAVSRMSLEPGISSVSWRVVESDPEL, from the coding sequence ATGACGTTGCTGTGGTGGGAGGTCGGCGCCCGCCTGGGCTCGGCCCTGGTACTCGGTTCGATGATCGGCCTGGAACGCCAGTGGCGGGCCAGGATGGCAGGCCTGCGCACCAACGCACTGGTAGCCACCGGCGCCGCGCTGTTCGTCCTGCTCAGCGTCCTGACCCCAGGCGAGGGCAGCCCAACCCGCATCGCCGCCCAGGTGGTCTCCGGCATCGGTTTCCTGGGCGCCGGCGTGATCATCCGCGACGGCGTCAGCCTCCGCGGCATCAACACCGCGGCCACCATCTGGGGTGCCGCGGGCGTCGGCTGCCTCTCCGGCGCGGGCCTGTACCCCATCGCCGCCGCGGGCGCGGTGGCGATCGTCCTGGCCAACGTCGTCCTGCGTTCCCTGGCCCGCAAGGTGGACCGAACCCAATCCGAAACAGACCGCCGCTACCTGTACGACTTCAAGGCAGTCTGCCGAGACGCCGAGGAAGCCCACATCCGAGCCCTGGTCGTCCAGTCGGTGACCTCGGCGGGCTTCGTGTTGCAGGGCCTGGAAAGCGAGGACCTGGGCGCCTCCGGCAAGGTCGAGGTCACCGCGAGGTTGTCCGGCAAGGGCAAACAAGGCACGGAGCTGGAATCCGCGGTCAGCCGGATGAGCCTGGAACCCGGGATCAGCTCGGTGAGCTGGAGAGTGGTGGAGTCCGACCCAGAACTATGA
- a CDS encoding ABC transporter ATP-binding protein, with product MTIVALEHVSKNFTGLPVLADINLELRAGEVVALLGKSGSGKSTLLRTIAGLVEPSSGRVSYRGEELRGANPGTAMVFQSFALLPWLTVRENVELGLQARGVAPAERRRRAEEMIDLIGLDGFAGAYPKELSGGMRQRVGFARALVLEPDALLMDEPFSALDVLTAENLRGELMALWGSAQFPTRAICVVTHNIEEAVLLADRVLVLGANPGRITAEITVPLSRPRDRRGAGFLAVVDQIYTALTGSAAGRTAPDPRTPLMRPLPEATVGGLAGLVELVAGSGGRAELPELAAKLSFEVDDLMPLVDAAGMLGLVQVAGAGAHLTLEGQAWAEANIPDSKRQFAKLAEANAPLIGMITHALRTSRTGRLRQTFFLDLLRRGFTQQEAMRQLAVAVDWGRYGELFDFDAVAHELVLADGERS from the coding sequence ATGACCATCGTGGCGCTGGAGCACGTCTCCAAGAACTTCACCGGCCTGCCCGTGCTGGCCGACATCAACCTGGAACTGCGCGCAGGCGAGGTGGTGGCGCTGCTGGGCAAGTCCGGTTCGGGCAAGTCCACCCTGCTGCGCACCATCGCCGGACTGGTCGAGCCGAGCAGCGGCCGGGTCAGCTACCGCGGCGAGGAACTGCGCGGGGCCAACCCCGGCACCGCCATGGTGTTCCAGAGCTTCGCGTTGCTGCCCTGGCTGACCGTCCGGGAGAACGTCGAACTCGGCCTGCAGGCCCGCGGCGTCGCACCGGCGGAACGGCGGCGGCGGGCCGAGGAGATGATCGACCTGATCGGCCTGGACGGTTTCGCCGGGGCCTACCCGAAGGAACTCTCCGGCGGCATGCGGCAGCGGGTCGGCTTCGCCCGCGCGCTGGTGCTGGAGCCGGACGCGCTGCTCATGGACGAGCCGTTCTCCGCGCTGGACGTGCTCACCGCGGAGAACCTGCGTGGCGAGCTGATGGCGTTGTGGGGCAGCGCGCAGTTCCCGACCAGGGCGATCTGCGTGGTGACGCACAACATCGAGGAGGCGGTGCTGCTGGCCGACCGGGTGTTGGTGCTGGGCGCGAACCCGGGCCGGATCACCGCGGAGATCACCGTGCCGCTGAGCAGGCCGAGGGACCGGCGCGGCGCGGGCTTCCTGGCCGTGGTCGACCAGATCTACACCGCCCTCACCGGGTCCGCGGCCGGTCGCACCGCGCCGGACCCGCGCACCCCGCTGATGCGCCCGCTTCCCGAGGCCACCGTCGGCGGACTGGCCGGCCTGGTCGAGCTGGTCGCGGGCAGCGGCGGCCGGGCCGAACTGCCCGAGTTGGCCGCCAAGCTGTCCTTCGAGGTCGACGACCTGATGCCACTGGTGGACGCGGCGGGCATGCTCGGCCTGGTCCAGGTCGCGGGCGCGGGCGCGCACCTGACCCTGGAGGGCCAGGCCTGGGCCGAGGCCAACATCCCGGACAGCAAGCGCCAGTTCGCCAAACTCGCCGAGGCCAACGCCCCGCTGATCGGCATGATCACCCACGCCCTGCGCACCAGCCGCACCGGCCGCCTCCGCCAGACCTTCTTCCTGGATCTGCTGCGCCGCGGATTCACCCAACAGGAGGCGATGCGGCAACTCGCCGTGGCGGTGGACTGGGGACGCTACGGCGAGCTGTTCGACTTCGACGCGGTCGCACACGAGCTGGTGCTGGCGGACGGGGAGCGGTCATGA
- a CDS encoding ABC transporter permease, whose translation MFAVLGVPARRRTVLVDAAVALGVGLLLYLAIRLGAGTLDPLPEDHSLARISTDPAVLPYYAGRTLLRMFAAFALSLVFTMVVGTLAARFRRAERVILPALDILQSVPILGFLSITITGFIGLFPGSTLGVECASIFAIFTSQAWNMTFAWYQALRAQPRELGEAATMLRLTRWQRFWKLDAPSTVIPLLWNGMMSFGGGWFFVVAAEAISVLNQTYALPGIGSYVAAATERAEDGRLLLAIGAMVLLVLAVNLLFWRPLTAWAERFRIEEAEAATAPRSLVLDLLRRSSLPRRLAALLRPLGAGLDRVARVFGRPRADWSVAPGRRRFGDAVLLVAVLALLGWGTVSAVGYLAGTASWADVGEAAWLGLVTFGRVLLIVAVSSLVWVPIGVWIGLHPKVSRLAQPVVQVLASFPTNFLFPFVTALLIGTGVTLDWGGILLMSLGAQWYVLFNVIAGASAIPADLREAAADLRLRGWLRWRRLILPAVFPAWVTGALTAAGGAWNASIVSEYVSYGGDTLTATGLGAYIKTATEGGNQPHILIGVVVMSGYVVALNRLCWRPLQAHAQRRYHL comes from the coding sequence ATGTTCGCAGTCCTTGGCGTGCCCGCACGCCGTCGTACCGTCCTGGTTGACGCCGCCGTCGCACTCGGCGTCGGCCTGCTGCTCTACCTCGCCATCCGTCTCGGCGCTGGCACCCTCGACCCGCTGCCCGAGGACCACTCACTGGCCCGGATCAGCACTGATCCCGCGGTGCTGCCCTACTACGCGGGCCGCACGCTGCTGCGGATGTTCGCCGCGTTCGCGCTCTCGCTGGTCTTCACCATGGTGGTGGGCACGCTGGCCGCGCGGTTCCGGCGGGCCGAGCGGGTCATCCTGCCCGCGCTGGACATTCTCCAATCGGTGCCGATCCTGGGCTTCCTGTCCATCACCATCACCGGTTTCATCGGGCTTTTCCCCGGCTCCACGCTGGGGGTGGAATGCGCGTCGATTTTCGCCATCTTCACCTCGCAGGCGTGGAACATGACCTTCGCCTGGTATCAGGCATTGCGCGCCCAGCCACGGGAACTCGGTGAGGCCGCGACAATGCTGCGACTGACCCGCTGGCAACGGTTCTGGAAGCTGGACGCGCCGAGCACGGTGATTCCGCTGTTGTGGAACGGAATGATGAGTTTCGGCGGCGGCTGGTTCTTCGTGGTGGCCGCCGAGGCGATCAGCGTGCTCAACCAGACCTACGCGCTGCCCGGCATCGGCTCCTACGTGGCCGCGGCCACCGAACGTGCGGAGGACGGCAGGCTGCTGCTGGCCATCGGCGCGATGGTGTTGCTGGTGCTGGCGGTGAACCTGCTGTTCTGGCGGCCGCTGACGGCCTGGGCCGAGCGGTTCCGGATCGAGGAGGCCGAGGCGGCGACCGCCCCGCGCAGCCTGGTGCTGGACCTGCTGCGCCGCTCCAGCCTGCCCCGCCGCCTGGCCGCGTTGCTGCGTCCACTCGGCGCGGGCCTGGACCGGGTGGCCAGGGTGTTCGGTCGGCCGAGGGCGGACTGGTCGGTCGCGCCGGGTCGCCGCCGGTTCGGCGACGCGGTGCTGCTGGTGGCGGTGCTGGCGTTGCTGGGCTGGGGCACGGTGTCCGCGGTCGGCTACCTCGCCGGCACCGCGAGCTGGGCCGATGTCGGTGAGGCTGCCTGGCTGGGGCTGGTCACCTTCGGCCGGGTGCTGCTGATCGTGGCGGTGTCCTCGCTGGTGTGGGTGCCGATCGGGGTGTGGATCGGGCTGCACCCGAAGGTGTCCCGGCTGGCCCAGCCGGTGGTGCAGGTGCTGGCCAGCTTCCCGACCAACTTCCTGTTCCCGTTCGTCACCGCGTTGCTGATTGGCACCGGCGTCACCCTGGACTGGGGCGGCATCCTGCTGATGAGCCTTGGCGCGCAGTGGTACGTGCTGTTCAACGTGATCGCCGGGGCCAGCGCGATCCCGGCCGACCTGCGTGAGGCAGCCGCGGACCTGCGGTTGCGTGGCTGGCTGCGCTGGCGGCGACTGATCCTGCCCGCGGTGTTCCCGGCCTGGGTGACCGGCGCGCTGACCGCGGCGGGTGGGGCGTGGAACGCCTCGATCGTCTCGGAGTACGTCTCCTACGGCGGGGACACGCTCACCGCCACCGGCCTGGGCGCCTACATCAAGACCGCCACCGAAGGCGGGAACCAGCCGCACATCCTGATCGGCGTGGTGGTCATGAGCGGCTACGTCGTCGCCCTCAACCGGCTTTGCTGGCGGCCACTGCAGGCCCACGCCCAGCGCCGCTACCACCTCTGA
- a CDS encoding DUF2332 domain-containing protein, which translates to MLVELFQDAARGCRQRSPLNHALLTAAAEDLAAGGVTASVMAGSERDRRGTVPGLRFAGSLHRLVLEGKAPGLAKHYPSVGGATDLGNLWADVEPVLAEYADELRGLVRSTVVQTNEPGRTAPLYGGLLVAAGRAAQAAGRTEPYPVRLLEIGASGGLNLRPHRVGYRLSDGRVLGDKRSRLQLDPEWTGLPPTDLDAPLELVERAGCDLKPVDVSTLDGQRQLSSFVWPDQLDRWRRLQRAMRLAVDDPVKVERAAGPDWLRRHLAQPRPGVLTVVWHSVVWQYVSPAQRAQGRTVLAEAAAQATPESPLALLVYEPRERVGGLFRFDLLLRLWPAGISLHLGSGSGHGIPFTWDEQRWS; encoded by the coding sequence GTGCTCGTGGAGCTTTTCCAGGATGCCGCCCGTGGTTGCCGCCAGCGGAGTCCGCTCAACCACGCCTTGCTGACCGCCGCTGCCGAAGATCTGGCCGCCGGTGGCGTCACGGCGTCGGTGATGGCCGGATCCGAGCGGGACCGGCGCGGAACTGTGCCCGGTCTGCGATTCGCAGGCTCACTGCATCGGCTGGTGCTGGAGGGCAAGGCCCCCGGCCTGGCAAAGCATTACCCCAGCGTCGGTGGTGCCACCGATCTGGGCAATCTCTGGGCGGACGTCGAACCGGTGCTGGCCGAGTACGCCGACGAACTGCGCGGCCTGGTGCGCTCCACGGTCGTGCAGACCAATGAGCCCGGCCGCACCGCCCCGCTCTACGGCGGGCTGCTGGTGGCCGCGGGCCGGGCGGCCCAGGCCGCCGGGCGCACCGAGCCGTATCCGGTGCGGTTGCTGGAGATCGGCGCGAGCGGCGGGCTCAACCTGCGCCCGCACCGGGTCGGCTACCGGCTCTCCGACGGCCGGGTGCTCGGGGACAAGCGCAGCCGGTTGCAGCTCGACCCGGAGTGGACCGGCCTGCCGCCCACCGACCTGGACGCACCGCTGGAACTCGTCGAGCGCGCCGGTTGTGACCTCAAGCCGGTGGATGTGTCCACTTTGGATGGCCAGCGGCAGCTCTCCTCCTTCGTCTGGCCGGACCAGCTCGATCGCTGGCGCCGGTTGCAGCGCGCGATGCGGCTGGCCGTGGACGATCCGGTGAAGGTGGAACGCGCCGCCGGACCGGACTGGCTGCGGCGGCACCTGGCCCAGCCGCGGCCGGGCGTGCTCACCGTGGTCTGGCATTCGGTGGTGTGGCAGTACGTCTCGCCCGCGCAGCGTGCGCAGGGCCGGACCGTGCTGGCCGAGGCGGCCGCGCAGGCCACGCCGGAGAGTCCGCTCGCGCTGCTGGTCTATGAACCCCGGGAACGGGTGGGCGGATTGTTCCGGTTCGACCTGTTGCTGCGGTTGTGGCCTGCCGGAATTTCGCTCCACCTCGGCAGCGGGTCCGGACATGGGATCCCGTTCACATGGGACGAGCAACGCTGGAGCTGA
- a CDS encoding SMP-30/gluconolactonase/LRE family protein, whose protein sequence is MRVRRLLAGTAVVVTALAGAPVAVAGTAPFPTEFALPNGFQPEGVAIGGASAYFGSRVDGSIYKVDLASGKGTVFSKGPGTPSLGLKTDWRGRLFVSGGTGGDARVVDTRTGKVLASYAFAEAGKSFINDVVLTPGAAYFTDSRNPALYRLPLGRDGALPAADKFTKIPLTGDFAQVGEGVNANGLVTTPAGDALLVVQSNTGKLFRVDPRTGVARTVDLGGALLTNGDGLLRDGRTLYVVQNRLNVVTEFKLAADGGSGKLTRSITDPRFDVPATVAQFGHRLYLPNARFTTPPTPTTPYNAVAVDIR, encoded by the coding sequence ATGCGCGTTCGGAGACTGTTGGCGGGGACCGCGGTGGTGGTGACCGCGCTGGCCGGGGCGCCGGTCGCGGTGGCCGGGACGGCGCCATTCCCGACCGAGTTCGCGCTACCGAACGGGTTCCAGCCGGAGGGCGTGGCCATCGGCGGGGCCAGCGCCTACTTCGGGTCCAGAGTGGACGGTTCGATCTACAAGGTCGACCTGGCCAGCGGCAAGGGCACGGTGTTCAGCAAGGGGCCCGGCACGCCCTCGCTTGGCCTCAAGACCGACTGGCGCGGACGGCTGTTCGTCTCCGGCGGCACCGGCGGGGACGCGCGGGTGGTGGACACCCGGACCGGCAAGGTCCTTGCCAGTTACGCCTTCGCCGAGGCCGGCAAGAGCTTCATCAACGACGTGGTGCTGACCCCGGGCGCGGCCTACTTCACCGACTCGCGCAACCCGGCGCTGTACCGGCTGCCGCTGGGTCGCGACGGTGCGCTGCCCGCAGCGGACAAGTTCACCAAGATCCCGCTGACCGGGGACTTCGCCCAGGTCGGCGAGGGGGTCAACGCCAACGGCCTGGTCACCACGCCCGCCGGGGACGCGCTGCTGGTGGTGCAGTCCAACACCGGCAAGCTGTTCCGGGTGGACCCGCGCACCGGTGTGGCCAGGACGGTGGACCTGGGCGGCGCGCTGCTGACCAACGGCGACGGCCTGCTGCGTGACGGCCGCACGCTCTACGTGGTGCAGAACCGGCTCAACGTGGTCACCGAGTTCAAGCTCGCCGCGGACGGCGGCAGCGGCAAGCTGACCCGTTCGATCACCGACCCGCGCTTCGACGTGCCGGCCACCGTCGCCCAGTTCGGTCACCGGCTGTACCTGCCGAACGCCCGGTTCACCACTCCGCCGACGCCGACCACGCCCTACAACGCGGTCGCGGTCGACATTCGGTAG
- a CDS encoding metallophosphoesterase family protein, translated as MTRVLVVSDEVVAQLWTEQVRQHRVDLIIGAGDLPFDYLEYLVSALDRPCVFVPGNHDPDLSGYSNVRGLWTRDGMPARWPGPAGAANIDGTVVDVAGLRIAGLGGSIRYNTGPNQWTERQQSRRARRLVRQANWRRLRDGKPVDLLLTHSPPLDCGDRDDPPHRGFACLHDTVHRLRPRLLLHGHIHPHGETTPDRRLGDTLVRNVVGYHLLDIGSTEEVRRAR; from the coding sequence ATGACGCGGGTGCTGGTGGTCTCCGACGAGGTGGTGGCGCAGCTCTGGACCGAGCAAGTCCGCCAGCACCGGGTCGACCTGATCATCGGAGCCGGCGACCTGCCGTTCGACTACCTGGAATACCTGGTCAGCGCGCTGGACCGGCCGTGCGTGTTCGTGCCGGGCAACCACGATCCCGACCTGTCCGGCTACAGCAACGTGCGCGGTCTGTGGACCAGGGACGGCATGCCCGCGCGCTGGCCGGGCCCGGCAGGGGCGGCCAACATCGACGGCACCGTGGTGGACGTGGCCGGGTTGCGCATCGCCGGACTGGGCGGCTCGATCCGGTACAACACCGGGCCCAACCAGTGGACCGAACGCCAGCAGTCCCGGCGGGCCCGGCGGCTGGTCCGGCAGGCGAACTGGCGCAGGCTGCGCGACGGCAAACCGGTGGACCTGCTGCTCACCCACTCCCCGCCGCTGGACTGCGGGGACCGGGACGACCCGCCGCATCGCGGTTTCGCCTGCCTGCACGACACCGTGCACCGGCTGCGCCCGCGGCTGCTGCTGCACGGCCACATTCACCCGCACGGTGAGACGACACCCGATCGTCGGCTCGGCGACACCCTGGTGCGCAACGTTGTGGGCTATCACCTGCTGGACATCGGATCGACCGAGGAGGTTCGGCGTGCGCGGTGA
- a CDS encoding chromosome partitioning protein ParB produces MRGDTGFPRADAEHDFLRARRRQVLSRLAAWLRREPDDVNIMLPFDEVVAALGRQSERRLGLQVIRLDSIVGSVDRTRDFDRRFRPTSVRVRERWQRLALAQRRGESVPPIEVYRIGDLHFVNDGHHRVSVAHALGLRTIDAYVTEVRTKLDPYGVRHRGDLIVKDYRRIFLERVPLVGQARAAVVMSDPWDYAELGESIEAWGFRLMQDEGRFSDRAVIAQRWFAEEFTPVVGMLRQADLVGERTEAEAYLVVSGERYRLIRTHRWSDEVVNALRDRMRS; encoded by the coding sequence GTGCGCGGTGACACCGGTTTCCCGCGGGCCGACGCGGAGCACGACTTCCTGCGCGCCCGGCGGCGGCAGGTGCTGTCCCGGCTGGCCGCCTGGCTGCGCAGGGAGCCCGACGACGTGAACATCATGCTGCCCTTCGACGAGGTGGTGGCCGCGCTGGGCAGGCAGAGCGAGCGGCGGCTCGGGCTGCAGGTGATCCGGCTGGACTCGATCGTCGGCAGTGTGGACCGGACCAGGGATTTCGACCGCCGGTTCCGGCCGACCTCGGTCAGGGTGCGGGAACGCTGGCAGCGGCTGGCGCTGGCCCAGCGGCGCGGCGAGAGCGTGCCGCCGATCGAGGTCTACCGGATCGGCGACCTGCACTTCGTCAACGACGGGCACCACCGGGTGTCGGTGGCGCACGCGCTTGGCCTGCGCACCATCGACGCCTACGTGACCGAGGTGCGCACCAAACTGGACCCCTACGGTGTGCGGCACCGCGGCGACCTGATCGTCAAGGACTACCGGCGGATCTTCCTGGAGCGGGTGCCGCTGGTCGGGCAGGCGCGGGCCGCGGTGGTGATGAGCGATCCGTGGGACTACGCTGAACTGGGCGAGTCGATCGAGGCCTGGGGCTTCCGGCTGATGCAGGACGAGGGCAGGTTCAGCGACCGGGCCGTCATCGCGCAACGCTGGTTCGCCGAGGAGTTCACCCCGGTGGTGGGCATGCTGCGGCAGGCCGACCTGGTCGGCGAGCGCACCGAGGCCGAGGCGTACCTGGTGGTCAGCGGCGAACGCTACCGGCTGATCCGCACGCACCGGTGGAGCGATGAGGTGGTCAACGCGCTGCGGGACCGGATGCGGTCTTAG
- a CDS encoding STAS domain-containing protein, giving the protein MMSVEDSVLATKIEPRGTAAVLRVDGLLDSSSYPQLRDVLLHAVDPAPHALVVDLSRLTAHTPAPLSVFAVVRLSVARWPGVPLLLAEPGPELRAVMERSTVLEFVPVFPTVDAALASVLDAPPRERVRLRVPVHRVSPRWIAEVIGEVCRNWGVPQIEGPATTVAEQLIFEALAGDASWGDGLLLRVELCDGLLTVAVRVDDPFLPQLGGGFDRGRELAAVAHTWGYTPTGDGRRVAWATIRTSSG; this is encoded by the coding sequence ATGATGTCGGTCGAGGACAGCGTCCTGGCGACCAAGATCGAGCCCCGGGGCACAGCCGCGGTGCTGCGGGTGGACGGTCTGCTGGACTCCAGCTCCTACCCGCAGCTGCGCGATGTGCTGCTGCACGCGGTGGATCCGGCCCCGCACGCGCTGGTGGTCGACCTGTCCAGGCTCACCGCGCACACGCCCGCGCCGCTGTCGGTCTTCGCCGTGGTCCGGCTGTCCGTGGCCCGCTGGCCTGGCGTGCCGCTGCTGCTGGCCGAGCCAGGCCCGGAGTTGCGGGCGGTGATGGAGCGCAGCACCGTGCTGGAGTTCGTGCCGGTGTTCCCGACCGTGGACGCGGCGCTGGCCTCGGTGCTGGACGCGCCACCGCGCGAACGGGTGCGGTTGCGCGTGCCGGTGCACCGGGTCAGCCCGCGGTGGATCGCCGAGGTGATCGGCGAGGTGTGCCGGAACTGGGGCGTGCCACAGATCGAGGGCCCGGCGACCACGGTGGCCGAGCAGCTGATCTTCGAGGCGCTGGCCGGGGACGCCTCCTGGGGCGATGGCCTGCTGCTGCGGGTGGAGCTGTGCGACGGGCTGCTCACCGTGGCGGTGCGGGTGGACGACCCGTTCCTGCCCCAGCTCGGCGGCGGCTTCGACCGCGGCCGGGAGCTGGCCGCGGTCGCGCACACCTGGGGCTACACCCCCACCGGCGACGGTCGCCGGGTCGCCTGGGCCACGATCAGGACTTCTTCTGGCTAA
- a CDS encoding ATP-binding protein, whose product MGSALSPRPAGNLPAEVNTLVGRRPDIAEVKRQLSGTRLLTLTGVGGVGKTRLAARAAAELRRSFRDGVWLVELADLTGPELVPHAVATALGLHDDTGRDRLEVLAEQLRARTLLLVLDNCEHLLDACATLAARLLRAAPGLRVLATSRQPLGVAGEQVWPVPPLVVPDPAADWQPDTALTLFAERAAAVAPDFALTAENRPTVARLCQQLDGLPLAIELAAVRVRALTVGEIEERLHDRYGLLTGGSRAALPRHQTLRAAVDWSFELCAPREQLLWARLSVFAGTFDLAAAGAVCSGDGLLVEEVFDLVAGLVDKSILSREDHPGGARYRLLETLREFGREKLGAPARTTVRTRHCAHYLRLIERAEHEWFGPRQLETFRWLESEHANLRAALEFCLAEADRTEHGLRLAGALWCYWAGCGYLAEGGYWLGRALELSPADHPARRKALWVNGYVATLQGRVDIAVATLTEVRALAEADGDDVVLAYAIHRQGCLSLIGDDLDRAVELFDTAMAHYHRLDLLDGHVLMCYVELAVALAFQGEFDRAAQLCHAACALSNAAGERWASAYATFCLGLVDFCRGDLAAAREGACAALRAKRDFHDLLGIVLAVELLAWVAAAEGQPERAAVLLGATEAQWGAVGYPLFGSRYFTEPHARCAETAQAAISAAAFTAAHERGRDLTTDAAIDLALGQRPPARPRPDRAAEPSLLTRRERQVAELVAEGLSNKEIAERLVIAVRTAEGHVERILQKLGFSSRARIAAWVAERRSQSGGSGQR is encoded by the coding sequence GTGGGGAGCGCGCTGTCACCGCGACCGGCGGGGAACCTGCCGGCCGAGGTGAACACCTTGGTGGGGCGCCGTCCGGATATCGCCGAGGTCAAACGACAACTCAGCGGCACCAGACTGCTCACCCTGACCGGGGTGGGCGGGGTCGGCAAGACCAGGCTGGCCGCCAGGGCCGCCGCCGAACTGCGCCGCTCGTTCCGGGACGGGGTCTGGCTGGTCGAACTGGCCGATCTGACCGGTCCGGAACTCGTGCCGCACGCGGTGGCCACCGCCCTCGGCCTGCACGACGACACCGGCCGGGACCGCCTGGAGGTGCTCGCCGAACAACTCCGCGCCCGGACCCTGTTGCTGGTGCTGGACAACTGCGAACACCTCCTCGACGCCTGCGCCACCCTGGCCGCCCGGCTGCTGCGGGCCGCGCCGGGGCTGCGGGTGCTGGCCACCAGCAGGCAACCGCTGGGCGTTGCCGGGGAACAGGTCTGGCCGGTGCCCCCGCTGGTCGTGCCCGATCCGGCCGCGGACTGGCAACCGGACACCGCGCTGACGCTGTTCGCCGAACGGGCCGCCGCGGTGGCCCCGGACTTCGCGCTGACCGCGGAGAACCGGCCCACCGTTGCCCGGCTGTGCCAGCAGCTCGACGGCCTGCCACTGGCCATCGAACTGGCCGCGGTGCGGGTGCGCGCGCTGACCGTCGGCGAGATTGAGGAACGCCTGCACGACCGCTACGGCCTGCTCACCGGTGGCAGCCGGGCCGCCTTACCCAGGCACCAGACCCTGCGCGCCGCGGTGGACTGGAGCTTCGAGCTGTGCGCCCCGCGCGAGCAACTGCTGTGGGCCCGGCTCTCGGTCTTCGCGGGCACCTTCGACCTGGCCGCGGCCGGTGCGGTGTGCAGTGGCGACGGGCTGCTGGTGGAGGAGGTCTTCGACCTGGTCGCCGGGCTGGTGGACAAGTCGATCCTGAGCCGGGAGGACCACCCCGGTGGCGCCCGCTACCGGCTGCTGGAGACCCTGCGCGAGTTCGGCAGGGAGAAGCTGGGCGCCCCGGCCCGGACCACCGTGCGGACCCGGCACTGCGCGCACTACCTGCGGTTGATCGAGCGGGCCGAGCACGAGTGGTTCGGGCCGCGGCAGCTGGAGACCTTCCGCTGGCTGGAGTCCGAGCACGCCAACCTGCGGGCCGCGCTGGAGTTCTGCCTGGCCGAGGCGGACCGGACCGAGCACGGGCTGCGGCTGGCAGGCGCGCTGTGGTGCTACTGGGCGGGCTGCGGCTACCTGGCCGAGGGCGGCTACTGGCTGGGCCGGGCGCTGGAGCTGAGCCCGGCGGACCACCCGGCCCGGCGCAAGGCGTTGTGGGTCAACGGTTACGTGGCCACCCTGCAGGGTCGGGTGGACATCGCGGTGGCCACCCTGACCGAGGTCAGGGCGCTGGCCGAGGCCGACGGCGACGATGTGGTGCTGGCCTACGCCATCCACCGGCAGGGCTGCCTGAGCCTGATCGGCGACGACCTGGACCGGGCGGTGGAGCTGTTCGACACCGCGATGGCGCACTACCACCGGCTCGACCTGCTCGATGGGCACGTGCTGATGTGCTACGTCGAACTGGCCGTGGCACTGGCCTTCCAAGGCGAGTTCGACCGCGCCGCGCAGCTGTGCCACGCCGCCTGCGCGCTGAGCAACGCCGCGGGCGAACGCTGGGCCAGCGCCTACGCCACCTTCTGCCTCGGCCTGGTCGACTTCTGCCGCGGCGACCTGGCCGCCGCGCGCGAGGGCGCCTGCGCCGCGCTGCGGGCCAAGCGGGACTTCCACGACCTGCTCGGCATCGTGCTCGCGGTGGAGCTGCTGGCCTGGGTCGCCGCGGCCGAAGGTCAGCCGGAGCGGGCCGCGGTGCTGCTCGGCGCGACCGAGGCGCAGTGGGGCGCGGTCGGCTACCCGCTGTTCGGCTCGCGCTACTTCACCGAACCGCACGCCCGGTGCGCGGAGACCGCGCAGGCGGCCATCAGCGCGGCCGCCTTCACCGCCGCGCACGAACGTGGCCGGGACCTGACCACCGACGCCGCCATCGACCTGGCCCTTGGCCAGCGCCCGCCTGCCCGGCCCCGGCCGGACCGGGCGGCCGAGCCCAGCCTGCTGACCAGGCGGGAGCGCCAGGTCGCCGAGCTGGTCGCGGAGGGCCTGTCCAACAAGGAGATCGCCGAACGACTGGTGATCGCGGTGCGCACCGCCGAGGGCCATGTGGAGCGGATCCTGCAGAAGCTGGGCTTCAGCTCGCGGGCCCGGATCGCGGCCTGGGTCGCCGAACGGCGCAGCCAGTCCGGCGGTTCGGGGCAAAGATAG